One Cryobacterium roopkundense genomic region harbors:
- a CDS encoding cytochrome c, producing MSTNTTTPASQPRKAKKQRKTGRRHPLASVALIAIGLLFTGAGYAALSTNSATAQSDATSQQTITEGEKLFAANCATCHGLDLEGSSEAPSLIGVGAASVDFQVGTGRMPMQMQGPQAQKKPVQFTEEQTAALAAYVASLAPGPAIPTGEVLDGAGDAANGAELFRINCAMCHNVAGAGGALTEGKFAPAIKNVSAAHIYEAMVTGPQNMPVFNDMNVSAEGKRDIITYLKYVENNPSPGGLALGSLGPVAEGLFIWIFGLGTIVALTVWITAKSN from the coding sequence ATGAGCACGAATACCACCACCCCAGCTTCCCAGCCGCGCAAGGCCAAGAAGCAGCGCAAGACCGGTCGACGTCATCCCCTGGCCAGCGTCGCACTAATTGCCATCGGACTGCTCTTCACGGGCGCAGGCTATGCAGCACTCAGCACGAACTCGGCGACCGCACAATCTGACGCCACTTCGCAGCAGACCATCACCGAGGGTGAGAAGCTGTTTGCTGCCAACTGCGCAACCTGTCATGGCCTCGATCTCGAAGGTTCCAGCGAAGCTCCCAGCCTCATCGGCGTCGGCGCGGCCTCGGTCGACTTCCAGGTCGGGACCGGACGCATGCCCATGCAGATGCAGGGCCCGCAGGCGCAGAAGAAGCCCGTTCAGTTCACCGAGGAGCAGACGGCAGCCCTTGCGGCGTACGTTGCCTCCCTCGCACCAGGTCCGGCCATTCCCACCGGCGAAGTGCTTGACGGAGCCGGCGATGCCGCCAACGGAGCCGAGCTGTTCCGCATCAACTGTGCGATGTGCCACAACGTGGCCGGCGCGGGTGGAGCCTTGACGGAGGGCAAGTTTGCCCCCGCCATCAAGAATGTCTCCGCGGCACACATCTACGAGGCCATGGTCACCGGCCCGCAGAACATGCCCGTGTTCAACGACATGAACGTGTCGGCCGAGGGCAAGCGCGACATCATCACGTACCTCAAGTACGTCGAGAACAACCCGTCACCGGGCGGACTTGCCCTTGGATCTCTGGGTCCCGTTGCGGAAGGTCTGTTCATCTGGATCTTCGGACTGGGTACCATTGTGGCCCTGACCGTGTGGATCACAGCCAAGTCGAACTGA
- the trpD gene encoding anthranilate phosphoribosyltransferase, giving the protein MLESQSWPNILSALLDGEDLSVADAAWCMEQVMVGAATPAQLAAFLVALRAKGETVDEIVGFRDAILDHAIPLDVDAMGLDIVGTGGDRFGTVNISTMASIVCAAVGVPVVKHGNRAASSASGSSDVLAALGIDLGLPAGRVAEILRSTGITFAYAAAFHPGFGNAAGVRKDLGIPTVFNYLGPLCNPARPEASAVGVASLDRVPLFVGVFRTRGATALVFRGDDGLDELTTTGHSHVWEVSRGLVTEHDIDPRDLGIKRSQMSDLVGGDAEHNAGVVHSVLAGDVGPIRDIVLLNAAAGLVAFDLANDPSQVQVAILDRFRSKLLVAADAIDSGAGAAKLEEWVTATRMA; this is encoded by the coding sequence ATGCTCGAATCGCAGTCCTGGCCAAATATTCTTTCCGCCCTTCTTGACGGCGAAGACCTGAGCGTTGCTGATGCCGCCTGGTGCATGGAGCAGGTCATGGTGGGGGCGGCAACACCGGCGCAGCTGGCGGCCTTTCTGGTTGCCCTCCGGGCCAAGGGGGAGACGGTGGATGAGATCGTCGGATTCCGCGATGCGATCCTGGACCACGCGATTCCGCTCGATGTCGATGCCATGGGACTGGACATCGTGGGGACCGGCGGCGACAGGTTCGGCACCGTGAACATTTCGACGATGGCGTCCATCGTCTGCGCCGCAGTGGGTGTTCCCGTCGTCAAGCACGGCAACAGGGCCGCCAGCTCAGCATCCGGGTCATCGGACGTTCTCGCGGCGCTCGGGATCGACCTCGGTCTCCCTGCGGGACGGGTCGCCGAGATTCTGCGATCAACGGGTATCACCTTTGCCTACGCCGCGGCATTCCACCCGGGTTTCGGAAACGCGGCCGGCGTGCGCAAAGACCTCGGCATCCCGACGGTCTTCAACTATCTGGGGCCGCTGTGCAACCCGGCCCGGCCGGAGGCATCCGCCGTGGGCGTGGCGAGCCTTGACCGCGTGCCGCTGTTCGTCGGCGTCTTCCGGACGCGTGGGGCGACGGCGCTGGTCTTCCGCGGCGATGATGGCCTGGATGAACTCACCACGACCGGCCACAGCCACGTGTGGGAGGTTTCTCGCGGTCTCGTGACGGAGCACGACATCGACCCACGCGACCTGGGGATCAAGCGTTCCCAAATGAGTGATCTCGTAGGCGGGGATGCCGAGCACAATGCGGGTGTGGTGCACTCCGTGCTGGCCGGGGACGTCGGCCCCATTCGCGACATAGTTCTGCTCAACGCCGCCGCCGGTCTGGTGGCATTCGACCTCGCCAACGATCCGTCCCAGGTTCAAGTGGCGATCCTCGACCGCTTCCGCAGCAAACTGCTCGTCGCGGCGGACGCGATCGACTCGGGGGCGGGCGCCGCGAAACTCGAGGAATGGGTCACGGCCACCCGCATGGCATAA
- the dhaK gene encoding dihydroxyacetone kinase subunit DhaK: MKKLINDPKNVVTEAVAGFEAAHSDLIRVSQEPLFIVRKDAPVRGKVGIVSGGGSGHEPLHGGFVGIGMLDAAVPGPVFTSPTPDPILAATKAVDGGAGVLHIVKNYTGDVLNFETAADLASLDDIEVRTVITNDDVAVKDSLYTAGRRGVAGTVLVEKIAGAAAELGGDLQAVTAVAEKVNARVRSMGVALTPCVVPHAGEPSFVLAEDEIEIGIGIHGEPGRSRIPLEPADAVVDRLLQPILEDLPPASGDRVLLFVNGMGGTPQIELYILFRRAAEVLTGMGVVVARSLVGNYTTSLDMQGASISVLQLDDELITLWDAPVQTSALRWGR; this comes from the coding sequence ATGAAGAAACTCATCAACGATCCGAAGAATGTTGTGACTGAGGCTGTGGCGGGCTTTGAAGCCGCGCACTCAGACCTGATTCGCGTGTCACAGGAGCCGCTTTTCATCGTGCGCAAGGACGCGCCGGTGCGAGGGAAGGTCGGTATCGTCAGCGGCGGCGGCAGCGGGCATGAGCCCCTGCACGGGGGCTTCGTGGGAATCGGAATGCTCGACGCAGCCGTCCCCGGACCGGTGTTCACATCGCCGACCCCCGACCCCATCCTTGCCGCGACCAAGGCCGTCGACGGAGGCGCGGGCGTGCTGCACATCGTCAAGAATTACACGGGCGACGTGCTCAACTTTGAGACGGCGGCGGATCTCGCGTCGCTCGACGACATCGAGGTGCGAACCGTCATCACCAACGACGATGTCGCGGTCAAAGATTCGCTGTACACCGCGGGACGACGAGGCGTGGCTGGCACGGTGCTCGTGGAAAAGATCGCTGGAGCGGCCGCTGAGCTCGGGGGTGACTTGCAGGCCGTGACCGCCGTGGCCGAGAAGGTCAACGCTCGAGTTCGGTCGATGGGCGTCGCCCTCACACCGTGTGTGGTGCCGCACGCCGGGGAGCCGAGTTTCGTGCTCGCCGAAGACGAGATTGAGATCGGTATCGGAATCCATGGCGAGCCGGGCCGGTCGCGCATCCCTCTGGAGCCTGCGGACGCCGTCGTCGATCGACTTCTCCAACCGATACTCGAGGACCTTCCGCCTGCGTCCGGTGACCGCGTGTTGTTGTTCGTGAACGGCATGGGTGGGACGCCCCAGATCGAGCTGTACATTTTGTTCCGGCGCGCGGCAGAGGTGCTCACAGGAATGGGAGTCGTCGTCGCCCGTTCACTCGTGGGCAACTACACCACGAGCCTGGACATGCAGGGCGCTTCGATCTCAGTGCTTCAGCTCGATGACGAGCTCATCACGCTCTGGGACGCGCCGGTGCAGACCTCTGCGCTGCGGTGGGGAAGGTAG
- a CDS encoding methyltransferase domain-containing protein encodes MLDARDNFQSAGWYEALERTVALTVAAEHPERILDVGCGTGYYLRGALAAVGDSARALGMDLSPAAVSRAARSSDRIDGLVADVWSLLPIRDGAANVILNVFAPRNAAEFHRVLRQGGLLLVVVPQQEHLQELRKAGLALDIQPDKAQHLTGGLAAHFTLESRQGLSEQLNLPAPAVAALIGMGPSAHHSGAVGTAPATAGTPALRAVTAAFDLFSFRRRDNTP; translated from the coding sequence ATGCTCGACGCGCGCGACAACTTCCAGTCAGCCGGTTGGTACGAGGCCCTTGAGCGCACCGTCGCACTCACCGTCGCCGCCGAGCATCCAGAGCGGATCCTCGATGTCGGTTGCGGCACCGGCTACTACCTCCGCGGCGCTCTGGCTGCTGTGGGCGACAGCGCGCGTGCCCTGGGCATGGACCTCTCCCCCGCAGCCGTTTCACGCGCTGCGCGATCATCGGACCGCATAGATGGTCTCGTGGCTGATGTGTGGTCCCTGCTGCCCATCCGCGACGGCGCGGCAAACGTCATCCTCAATGTCTTCGCTCCCCGCAACGCTGCCGAGTTCCACCGGGTGCTTCGTCAGGGAGGGCTCCTGCTGGTCGTGGTTCCACAACAGGAACACCTTCAGGAACTCCGTAAGGCGGGCCTAGCCCTCGATATTCAGCCGGATAAGGCACAGCACCTCACCGGGGGGCTCGCAGCACACTTCACTCTGGAATCCCGTCAGGGGCTGTCTGAGCAGCTGAACCTTCCGGCCCCAGCCGTCGCCGCTCTGATCGGAATGGGGCCGTCAGCGCACCACTCAGGCGCCGTGGGCACTGCCCCGGCCACAGCGGGCACGCCCGCTCTTCGCGCGGTGACTGCGGCGTTCGATCTCTTCAGCTTCCGGCGGCGAGACAACACGCCGTGA
- a CDS encoding ubiquinol-cytochrome c reductase iron-sulfur subunit, whose amino-acid sequence MAKDDNGAEHETAAASSSVVRADTSAGTGVVVRNALENPGFPPHRPRITDLNPKEERKAERAVYTLFYLSIVGSVFAIAAYMAFPISAEDPGSVRLNNLFIGLGLSLALLALGIGAVHWGKALMSDHEGVDERHPVRGTDEVRARAVEVFQQANDESGFGRRTLIRNSLIGALIAFPLPAVVLFRGLGPQDLDPVALLNETMWKKGTRLALDPSGTPIKAADLTLGSSFHVIPEGLAEMGHGRLEEKAKAAVLLMRLNPDLLIETPERAGWSYQGIVAYSKICTHVGCPVALYEQQTHHLLCPCHQSQFDVTNHCEVIFGPAKRALPQLPITVDAEGYLIAQSDFTEPVGPSFWERK is encoded by the coding sequence ATGGCCAAGGACGATAACGGCGCGGAGCACGAAACCGCCGCCGCCTCGTCGAGCGTCGTGCGTGCGGATACGTCTGCAGGTACCGGCGTCGTCGTGCGGAATGCGCTAGAGAACCCGGGGTTCCCGCCGCACCGCCCCCGCATCACGGATCTCAATCCCAAGGAAGAGCGCAAGGCCGAGCGAGCTGTCTACACGCTCTTCTACCTCTCGATCGTCGGCAGCGTGTTCGCCATCGCAGCGTACATGGCGTTCCCGATCTCTGCCGAGGACCCGGGCTCCGTTCGACTCAACAACCTCTTCATCGGTCTTGGACTCTCGCTAGCCCTGCTCGCGCTGGGCATCGGTGCCGTTCACTGGGGCAAGGCCCTGATGTCTGACCACGAGGGCGTCGACGAACGCCACCCGGTTCGTGGCACGGACGAGGTACGAGCTCGGGCCGTAGAGGTTTTCCAGCAGGCCAACGACGAGTCCGGCTTCGGCCGTCGCACGCTCATCCGCAATAGTCTCATCGGTGCCCTCATCGCTTTCCCGCTTCCCGCGGTTGTGCTTTTCCGCGGCCTCGGCCCGCAGGACCTGGATCCGGTGGCCCTGCTCAACGAGACCATGTGGAAAAAGGGAACGCGCCTGGCGCTGGACCCCAGCGGAACTCCGATCAAGGCCGCCGACCTCACCCTCGGCTCGTCTTTCCACGTGATCCCTGAAGGCCTGGCCGAGATGGGCCACGGTCGTCTGGAGGAAAAGGCCAAGGCGGCCGTGCTTCTGATGCGCCTCAATCCGGACCTCCTGATCGAGACCCCGGAGCGAGCAGGCTGGTCCTACCAGGGCATCGTCGCATACTCCAAGATCTGCACCCACGTCGGCTGCCCCGTTGCCCTGTATGAGCAGCAGACGCACCACCTGTTGTGCCCGTGCCATCAATCACAATTCGACGTCACGAACCACTGTGAGGTCATCTTCGGCCCGGCCAAGCGTGCCCTGCCGCAGTTGCCCATCACCGTCGACGCCGAAGGTTACCTCATCGCGCAGAGCGATTTCACTGAACCGGTCGGTCCGAGCTTCTGGGAGCGTAAATGA
- the dhaM gene encoding dihydroxyacetone kinase phosphoryl donor subunit DhaM, producing the protein MTTSTPGVGIVFVSHSSKIAEGLVDLARQMAGSVPLMPAGGTDDEGIGTSFGRVSEAIVAADGGSGVVVLCDLGSAILTAETAVDFLDEAVRARVRIVDAPLIEGGVAAAVAAQSGGDLDTVVAAARSALGPTVPGTRSVAPGVPGEPPVVTRSVTLVNRDGLHARPAAEFVTLASTFRAHVTVNGTDATSLLGIMSLGLSQGMTAEISCSGSQAEAAAMALAGLLESGFGESDAGENTL; encoded by the coding sequence ATGACGACAAGCACACCTGGTGTGGGCATCGTTTTTGTGTCCCATAGCTCGAAAATCGCGGAAGGGCTCGTTGACCTGGCGCGACAAATGGCCGGGTCCGTGCCGCTTATGCCCGCAGGGGGAACAGATGACGAGGGGATCGGCACCAGTTTTGGCCGCGTGAGTGAGGCGATCGTCGCGGCCGACGGGGGCTCCGGCGTCGTCGTGCTGTGCGACCTCGGTTCCGCCATCCTGACTGCGGAAACTGCCGTGGATTTTCTGGACGAAGCCGTGCGGGCACGCGTTCGCATTGTTGACGCACCGCTGATCGAGGGAGGGGTCGCTGCGGCCGTCGCCGCACAGTCCGGGGGAGATCTGGACACTGTCGTGGCCGCGGCACGTTCCGCCCTCGGCCCTACGGTGCCCGGAACACGATCAGTCGCACCGGGCGTGCCGGGGGAGCCACCCGTGGTGACACGCAGCGTGACGCTCGTGAATCGAGACGGACTGCACGCACGGCCGGCCGCGGAGTTCGTGACGCTCGCGAGCACGTTTCGGGCTCACGTGACGGTGAACGGTACCGATGCGACCAGCTTGCTGGGGATCATGTCCCTGGGCCTGAGCCAGGGCATGACGGCCGAGATCTCGTGCTCGGGCAGCCAGGCTGAGGCGGCGGCGATGGCTCTCGCTGGACTCCTGGAATCCGGATTCGGCGAATCCGACGCTGGGGAAAATACGCTATAG
- the ctaD gene encoding cytochrome c oxidase subunit I, translating into MSTTITRMETPVSDSAERKGNVLVKWITSTDHKVIGYMYLITSFIYFCIGGVMALIIRAQLFAPGLEVVQTKEQYNQLFTMHGTIMLLMFATPLFFGFANFLVPLQIGAPDVAFPRLNALAYWFFNFGSLIAVAGFLTPQGAASFGWFAYQPLASTTFSPGVGGNLWMVGLGLSGFGTILGSVNFITTIITMRAPGMTMWRMPVFTWNSLITALLALMVFPVLAAAMLAAASDRIFGSHIYDPANGGAILWQHLFWFFGHPEVYIIALPFFGIVSEVFPVFSRKPMFGYKTLIYATISIAALSVSVWAHHMYVTGSVLLPFFSLMTMLIAVPTGVKIFNWIGTMWRGSVTFETPMLWALGFLVTFTFGGLTGVILASPPLDFHVSDTYFVVAHFHYVIFGTVVFAMFSGFYFWWPKFTGKMLNESLGKWHFWLLFIGFHTTFLIQHWLGVVGMPRRYATYSPDDGFTWMNQVSTVGAMILAVSMIPFFLNVYITARKAPKVTVNDPWGYGSSLEWATSCPPPRHNFTSIPRIRSERPAFDLNHPEAGLPVGIGAIKDAPDSPTYDATSNKVK; encoded by the coding sequence ATGAGCACGACCATCACACGAATGGAGACCCCGGTCTCCGATTCCGCGGAACGCAAGGGCAACGTCCTCGTCAAGTGGATTACGTCCACTGACCACAAGGTGATCGGGTACATGTACCTGATTACCTCGTTCATCTACTTCTGCATCGGTGGCGTCATGGCGCTCATCATCCGGGCGCAGTTGTTCGCGCCAGGCCTCGAAGTTGTGCAGACCAAAGAGCAGTACAACCAGCTCTTCACCATGCACGGCACGATCATGCTGCTCATGTTCGCGACCCCGCTGTTCTTCGGATTCGCCAACTTCCTCGTGCCCCTCCAAATCGGAGCTCCCGACGTTGCCTTCCCGCGCCTGAACGCCCTGGCTTACTGGTTCTTCAACTTCGGAAGCCTCATCGCCGTAGCCGGCTTCCTGACCCCGCAGGGCGCGGCCTCGTTCGGCTGGTTCGCCTACCAACCGCTGGCGAGTACGACGTTCTCGCCGGGCGTCGGTGGAAACCTCTGGATGGTCGGGCTCGGCCTATCCGGTTTCGGAACCATCCTCGGTTCCGTCAACTTCATCACCACGATCATCACGATGCGTGCTCCGGGCATGACGATGTGGCGTATGCCGGTGTTCACCTGGAACTCCCTCATCACCGCCCTTCTCGCGCTCATGGTCTTCCCTGTCCTTGCCGCGGCTATGCTGGCCGCAGCTTCGGACCGTATCTTCGGTTCGCACATCTACGACCCTGCGAACGGTGGAGCGATCCTCTGGCAACACCTGTTCTGGTTCTTCGGCCACCCCGAGGTCTACATCATTGCCTTGCCGTTCTTCGGCATCGTCTCCGAGGTTTTCCCGGTCTTCAGCCGCAAGCCCATGTTCGGTTACAAGACGCTCATCTACGCCACCATTTCCATCGCGGCCCTGTCCGTGTCGGTGTGGGCTCACCACATGTACGTGACCGGCTCGGTACTTCTGCCGTTCTTCTCGCTCATGACTATGCTGATCGCAGTTCCCACTGGAGTGAAGATCTTCAACTGGATCGGCACCATGTGGCGAGGGTCAGTAACGTTCGAAACCCCGATGCTCTGGGCCCTCGGCTTCCTGGTGACCTTCACCTTCGGTGGACTGACCGGCGTTATTCTGGCCTCTCCTCCGCTCGACTTTCACGTCTCCGACACGTACTTCGTCGTTGCACACTTCCACTACGTGATCTTCGGTACCGTCGTATTCGCGATGTTCAGTGGCTTCTACTTCTGGTGGCCGAAATTCACCGGAAAGATGCTCAACGAAAGCTTGGGCAAGTGGCACTTCTGGTTGCTGTTCATCGGCTTCCACACGACCTTCCTCATCCAGCATTGGCTCGGAGTCGTGGGCATGCCTCGCCGGTACGCGACGTACTCTCCTGACGATGGGTTCACCTGGATGAACCAGGTGTCCACGGTCGGAGCCATGATCCTCGCCGTCTCGATGATCCCGTTCTTCCTGAACGTCTACATCACCGCCCGCAAGGCACCCAAGGTCACGGTCAACGACCCCTGGGGTTATGGATCGTCACTCGAGTGGGCCACGTCCTGCCCGCCGCCGCGTCACAACTTCACGTCCATCCCGCGCATTCGCTCGGAGCGACCGGCGTTTGATCTGAATCACCCGGAGGCCGGACTTCCCGTCGGCATCGGTGCGATCAAGGACGCGCCCGATTCCCCGACCTATGACGCCACATCGAACAAGGTGAAGTAA
- a CDS encoding cytochrome c oxidase subunit 4 — MRTNARLFWGLAVFFAVVTVIYVAWSLLDPMHAAIEWAGTFMLALSALLAAFIGFYLGKVYTAQGGEAPEDRLDGNIDDGDPEAGFFSPWSWWPIVLAAAAALVFLGLAVGFWVAYIGLAFGLIGLVGWVYEYYRGLFAR; from the coding sequence ATGAGAACCAATGCACGCCTCTTCTGGGGCCTGGCCGTGTTCTTCGCCGTGGTGACAGTGATCTACGTCGCGTGGAGTCTGCTGGATCCCATGCACGCGGCCATCGAGTGGGCTGGCACGTTCATGTTGGCCCTGAGCGCGCTTCTTGCAGCCTTCATCGGTTTCTACCTGGGCAAGGTCTACACCGCACAGGGTGGGGAAGCCCCCGAGGACCGGCTGGACGGCAACATCGATGATGGCGACCCCGAGGCTGGATTCTTCAGCCCGTGGAGCTGGTGGCCCATCGTGCTCGCCGCCGCCGCAGCGCTTGTGTTCCTGGGGCTCGCCGTGGGCTTCTGGGTCGCGTACATCGGCCTCGCCTTTGGACTCATCGGCCTGGTCGGCTGGGTCTACGAGTACTACCGAGGCCTGTTCGCCCGCTAA
- a CDS encoding cytochrome c oxidase subunit 3: MTSTSITQTANAPVVNRPNSVAVGTIVWLGSEVMFFAGLFAIYFTLRSTSPELWLFEADKHNFTFALINTLILVTSSVTCQFGVFAAERLQARSTGWKLSEWGMVEWFFLTYALGAIFVTGQIFEYATLVSEGISLSSNAYGSAFYITTGFHGIHVTAGLIAFLLIIGRGFAVKNFGHKEATSAIVVSYYWHFVDVVWIGLFLVVYVLK; the protein is encoded by the coding sequence GTGACCAGCACCTCAATTACTCAGACGGCCAATGCGCCCGTTGTGAACCGGCCTAACAGCGTGGCTGTGGGCACCATTGTGTGGCTGGGTAGCGAGGTGATGTTCTTCGCGGGACTCTTCGCCATCTATTTCACCCTTCGATCTACCTCCCCTGAGCTGTGGCTCTTCGAGGCTGATAAGCACAACTTCACCTTTGCGTTGATCAATACGCTCATCTTGGTGACCTCGTCCGTGACGTGCCAGTTCGGCGTGTTTGCGGCAGAACGACTGCAAGCACGCTCAACAGGCTGGAAGCTCAGCGAGTGGGGCATGGTGGAGTGGTTCTTCCTCACCTATGCGCTCGGCGCGATCTTCGTGACCGGTCAGATTTTCGAGTACGCGACTCTCGTATCCGAAGGCATCTCGCTCAGCTCGAACGCTTACGGCTCCGCCTTCTACATCACGACCGGATTCCACGGAATTCACGTGACGGCGGGATTGATCGCGTTCCTGCTCATCATTGGTCGCGGGTTCGCGGTCAAGAACTTCGGCCATAAGGAAGCGACCAGCGCCATCGTGGTCTCCTACTACTGGCACTTCGTCGACGTCGTCTGGATCGGGCTTTTCCTGGTCGTCTACGTTCTTAAATAA
- the dhaL gene encoding dihydroxyacetone kinase subunit DhaL — MPLTGAWATAWMTLSAQVVSARRAELNTLDRDIGDGDHGENMDRGFEAVAGKLDTLPAEASPADVLKLVATTLISTVGGASGPLYGTAFLKAAIAVGGLDRLDPQALVALLTAARDGIVLRGKAELGDKTMVDAWTPAVIAAAAVQKDGGDVVALLRAAAEAADRGAVATEPLVARKGRASYLGERARGHRDPGAESTRLLLRAAADAADVS, encoded by the coding sequence ATGCCACTGACCGGGGCATGGGCGACAGCCTGGATGACACTGAGTGCGCAGGTGGTCTCTGCGCGCCGCGCTGAGCTGAACACCCTGGATCGTGACATCGGTGATGGTGACCACGGTGAAAACATGGACCGCGGGTTCGAAGCCGTCGCAGGCAAGCTCGACACTCTGCCTGCGGAGGCGAGTCCAGCCGACGTGCTCAAGCTCGTGGCAACAACGCTCATCAGCACCGTCGGCGGCGCGTCAGGTCCGCTGTACGGGACGGCCTTCCTGAAGGCAGCGATCGCGGTCGGGGGTCTGGATCGCCTCGATCCGCAGGCGCTCGTGGCCCTACTGACGGCCGCACGCGACGGGATCGTCCTTCGGGGCAAGGCCGAGCTCGGCGACAAGACCATGGTGGACGCGTGGACGCCGGCGGTCATCGCCGCGGCCGCTGTGCAGAAAGACGGCGGGGATGTTGTTGCGTTACTGCGGGCGGCCGCCGAGGCCGCCGACCGCGGCGCGGTCGCAACCGAGCCGCTCGTGGCCCGCAAGGGGCGGGCCAGCTATCTGGGGGAGCGCGCACGGGGTCATCGCGATCCGGGGGCGGAGTCGACACGTCTGCTGCTGCGGGCCGCCGCCGACGCTGCGGACGTCTCATGA
- a CDS encoding cytochrome b has protein sequence MTSLDTRKNAEVKKSSGFTASAANYIDERTSISGAVKELGRKIFPDHWSFLLGEVALYSFVIILLSGSFLTFFFQASMVPVDYEGSYAPLKGIEMSAAMASSLDISFDIRGGLLMRQVHHWAALLFVAAIGLHMLRIYFTGAFRKPRELNWVIGFILFILAMAEGFTGYSLPDDLLSGNGLRIIDGIIKGIPVAGTWISFLLFGGEFPGVDIVGRLYSLHILILPAIIVALIAMHLLFVVVHKHTQYPSAGHTNQNVVGYPVLPVYAAKAGGFFFIVFGVVMLIASLFTINPIWNYGPYDPSPVSAGTQPDWYIGFADGALRLIPPGWEFVWLNHTYSLNILVPLVVIGIFIVLVLIYPFIEAWITGDKREHHVLDRPRNAPTRTAIGAAGVTFYAGLWAAASSDIIATHFRVTMEGVIHSLQAITILGPVVAYFITKRVCLALMKKDREIVLHGYESGRIVRLPGGEFIEVHQPVDEYERWKLVSYNDFKPLMTRPNAQGKITVVEKVRAGLSRWFFEDRITPVSQAELSQAHGDHQTEITEK, from the coding sequence ATGACCTCGTTAGACACCCGCAAAAACGCCGAGGTCAAGAAGTCATCCGGCTTCACCGCTTCAGCAGCTAACTACATCGACGAACGCACGAGCATTTCCGGTGCGGTCAAGGAGCTCGGTCGGAAGATTTTTCCTGACCACTGGTCCTTCCTGCTCGGCGAGGTGGCGCTATACAGCTTTGTCATCATCCTGCTTTCCGGTTCGTTCCTCACCTTCTTCTTCCAGGCGTCCATGGTTCCCGTGGACTATGAAGGTTCGTACGCGCCACTGAAGGGCATTGAGATGTCGGCGGCCATGGCCTCTTCCCTCGACATATCCTTCGACATCCGTGGCGGGCTCCTGATGCGTCAGGTTCACCACTGGGCGGCATTGCTGTTCGTGGCGGCCATCGGCCTGCACATGTTGCGCATCTACTTCACGGGAGCATTCCGCAAGCCGCGCGAGCTGAACTGGGTGATCGGTTTCATCCTCTTCATCCTGGCGATGGCCGAGGGCTTCACGGGCTACTCCCTCCCCGATGACCTGCTGTCCGGCAACGGCCTCCGTATCATCGACGGCATCATCAAGGGCATACCCGTAGCAGGCACGTGGATCTCCTTCCTGCTCTTCGGCGGAGAGTTCCCCGGAGTCGACATTGTCGGGCGGCTGTATTCACTGCATATCCTGATCCTGCCGGCCATCATCGTGGCTTTGATCGCGATGCACCTCCTGTTTGTCGTCGTCCACAAGCACACCCAGTACCCGTCCGCTGGACACACCAACCAGAACGTTGTCGGTTATCCAGTGCTTCCGGTCTACGCGGCCAAGGCCGGTGGTTTCTTCTTCATCGTCTTCGGCGTCGTGATGCTGATCGCCTCGCTGTTCACGATCAACCCCATCTGGAACTACGGTCCGTATGACCCCTCACCGGTTTCGGCCGGTACCCAGCCGGACTGGTATATCGGTTTTGCCGATGGTGCTCTCCGCCTTATTCCGCCGGGGTGGGAGTTCGTCTGGCTCAACCACACGTACTCCCTGAACATCCTGGTGCCGCTGGTCGTTATCGGAATCTTCATCGTTTTGGTACTGATCTACCCGTTTATCGAAGCGTGGATCACCGGAGACAAGCGTGAGCACCACGTGCTCGACCGTCCGCGCAACGCCCCGACCCGTACCGCGATCGGCGCAGCCGGTGTCACGTTCTACGCCGGACTGTGGGCCGCAGCGTCGTCAGACATCATTGCGACGCACTTCCGCGTCACGATGGAGGGCGTCATTCACTCCCTCCAGGCGATCACCATCCTGGGTCCGGTTGTCGCGTACTTCATCACGAAGCGAGTGTGTCTCGCTCTCATGAAGAAGGATCGCGAGATCGTGCTTCACGGGTACGAGTCTGGCCGTATTGTTCGGCTTCCTGGTGGCGAGTTCATCGAAGTTCACCAGCCGGTGGACGAGTATGAGCGCTGGAAGCTGGTCAGCTACAACGACTTCAAGCCGCTCATGACCCGCCCGAACGCTCAGGGCAAGATCACCGTGGTCGAGAAGGTGCGTGCCGGCTTGTCCAGGTGGTTCTTCGAAGACCGGATCACGCCGGTGAGCCAGGCCGAACTTAGTCAGGCTCACGGAGATCACCAGACGGAGATCACCGAGAAGTAG